GGCCAACTTGAGAGCCTTGCGAGCTAAGATCAACCCGTCGTTGTGGTCTCTCGAAAACGGCTCAAGGGCGGGATGCCGGGTCATCGCTCTAGTTGCTTCGCCTGGATGCGCCGATCCCCTCGGGAGCGGCTGTTAGGTTCCCCCATCGCCGAGCGAATGTTCGGCGCCATTCAGCGCCCCTCCCGCACAGGATCGGGGAAGTCCCGGTACAAGGCGCTGCGGAATCCCCGAACCCGGGAAAACACCGCCGCATGAAGGGACTCGACTTCAGGGTCCCTTCGAGCCACCCGCAGAAACGCCTCGTCCATTTGCGCCAAGTCGTGAAACTCCATCGAGATGTTGAACTCGCCGAGGTCAGGGGGGCCAAAGCCAAGCTTCCGTCTTCGAATCCGGAACGCTTCCAAGTGCCCCAGCCCGCGCAAGTAGCCTAAGTACGTTTCCACAGCCCGGACGAATTCGAGGTCGTTGACTCCTGGGGCTAGGTCGACCCAGGTCTCATAGGTATCCACGAGAAAATCGTACCTGCCCGAGTCCGGCAGCCGAAGCTACCTTCGGGCGGCCACGAGAATCTTCAGCCACTTTTCACTGAAGAGGTAATCGGTCGTAACCTGGCCCGCGCCCGCGCTACTGTGGCAGAAGTAGCCGTTGCCGAGATAGATCCCGGTGTGCCCGACCTTGTCGCGCTTGCGGTCCCAGAAATAGAGCCGGTCGCCCGTCTGAAGGTCTTCGTACCTGGTCACGGGCGATCCTACGAGGGCTTGTTCAGCGGCTGTCCGAGGGAGGTCGACTCCGATCTGGCCGTACACGAACTTCACGAACGCCGAGCAGTCGATCCCCCGGTTCGGGTCGTTGCCTCCCCACTGATAGGGCGTGCCGATGAACCTCGTGGAGTAGCCAGCCGCAACTTGCCCGGTCGTCCCCCCGCGAGACATCAGCGCGGTGTTGCCTCGGGAACTCGCGCTCGAAGAGGCCTGCGTTGTCACTTCGTAAGGCAGCTTGGCGACGGCCTCGGATTTCATGTAGCCGTACTTGCCGTTGGCCATCAAGACCTTCACCCAAGCGTCGTACTTGTGCTCGTCGACCACGAGGTACTCATAGGGCTTGACCCGGTAATAAACCCGCGACTTGACGTTGTCGGTGAAGTAAATGGGCTCGCCTCGGAGCGCTTGCGCGAGCTTGCCCAGCACCCGCAGGTTCTCGCGGGATGACTCCTGGGCGCATACGATTCCCGCCGCGAATAGCAGCGAGATCGAACTCACCAGGCTCAGAACCTTCATTCGAAGCATCAGTTTATCACAGGCTCCAACCCATCGCGACTCCACGCGCAGGCCGGGCTCTTGGTATTCCGTATTATCGGCGCAGTCCCGAGGACCCTACACCGCGATATTTGCTCGGGTGAACGCACTCAGCACCCTCAGCCCGTCTTCGTACCCGAAGGATTTTCGGGTCGCTCGCTCGGGGTGCGGCATCATTCCGAGTACGTTTCCCTTGACGTTGAGAATTCCCGCAACGTTCAAGAGCGAGCCGTTCGGGTTGGCGGTTGGGTCGAGTCGCCCTTCCCTCGTGCAATAGACGTAGGCGATCCTGTGCCCCCCGCGAAGCTCGCGAAGCGTCTCGGCGTCGCAGACATAGCGCCCGTCCATGTGGGCGATGGGGAGCCGCAAGACACCCTCGATCCCTCGCGTCCAAAGCGAATCCTGCTGCGCGGCGCGGACAAACACATCGCGGCAACTGAACCTTTGCGACTCGTTTCTCAGCAGGGCTCCGGGGAGCAATCCGGCCTCGCAGAGAATCTGAAAACCGTTGCACACCCCAAGGATCGGGGCTCCCGCATGAGCCATATCCCGAATCGCGCCCATGACAGGCGCCCGCGCCGCGATCGCCCCGCACCGGAGGTAGTCGCCATAGGAGAATCCGCCGGGGATGAAAACGCCGTCGAACGAGGTGAGCGAGGTCTCTTCATACCAAACGTACGACGCCTGCACCCCCAGGTCGTCGCGGAGCGAATGAAGGGCGTCCTGGTCGCAGTTCGATCCCCAGAACTGAGGGACTGCGACCCTCACTCGTCCACCTCGAAGCGATAGTCCTCGATCACGGGGTTTGCGAGGAGCTTCTCGCACATCGAACGAACCTGGGACTCCTCAAACCGATCGAGGTTGAGCACGATCAGTTTGCCCATTCGCACCCCCTGCACCTCGTCAAATCCCAGCTTCTGGAGGGCATCGGCCACGGTTCGGCCCGCGGAATCGAGAAGGGAAGGCTTCAGGGTGACGAAGACGCGAACCGAAGGCATTCCTCATTGTGGCACGGACGCGGAAGGGTCCTATGCCGCGCGGGAATCTCGCTCAACCGAGAGCCGCAACTCCACAAGGCGCTTCGACTCGAGGTCGAGCGGCACATGGGTCCATTGGGCGCCGTAAGCAGGGAACGGCAGGCTCCGAACGGCCTTTCCGTTCAGTTCGACTTGGCCCCCCGGACTCAAGAGGAGCACGCCCAAGCCCCTCACGTCGGTGTCAGACGCAAGCCGCAACGAGCGAGACTCTTCGTTACCGCCAAAGTACATCTTGAGAGTTCTCCGCGCTCGCTCGAACGCATACACGTCGCTGAGCTTCAGGAAGGCGACGCGTTGCTGATGACACAGCGACAAGAGATTGCGGAGCGCGTCCACGGCGTGATGCTGCGACAGCGCATCGCTCTTGAACGCGATATGAAGGTGTCCGTGTGAGTTGAGAATCGCCTCAACGAACGCGCCGAAACGCTCTTCGGGAAACACCTCCCCAGGAAGGTACACGGAGTAGGGACACTCCAGCACTTTCGATCTTGTGCCGTCGAGTTTCGTGGGGAAAAACGGGTGGCCGGTTCCAAACAGGAAGCCGCTCACTCCTCGCTGCCGCCCGCCTTTCGACGCCGAAACGCGAATGCCCACGTGCTCGGCCATCTCGTAAAAGTCGAAATACCCCTTCCAGCGGCCATCCACAGCGCGCGCCGAGATTAGTTGCGGGACCGACGCGGCCCTTTCGAGCGCCAGGTGCTGGCTCTTGAGGCGTTCTTCCGTCCATCCCGAGTCGTCGTCGAGCGTAAAGAGCAGGCCGACTTCGTGGTCCCAACTTCGGAACAGCCGATAGGTGTCGAGCGGGAAACCGGGCTGGGCAACGAGCCACGTGACCGGACAGCCGAACATACGCAGCAGCCTCTGGATGTTCGAGACTTGGTCCACATCGAAAGTCTCGCAGTCGATGGAGACGCTTGCGCCGGCTCGCGCCCCGTTCGGCCAGTGCCATAGCAAGGCCAGGGGCTTACGAGAGAGCGTTGCGAGTTGGACGATCTGCTCGATCCAGGACTCTTTCAGCCGGTCGGCCCAGGGTTCGGCGAAGAGTTCGCCCGCGCGGTCCGTTTCGAAATCGAGAAACACGCCATCCTCCGCGCGGAGTCTCCCATCGTCGAGGATGGCCGAGCCGTCCATCGGGCCCAGAGCGTCAGTATCGACCCCGCGGCCCATTTGCATGAGCGCAGCCGTCTGCCCCACGTGCGGAGCGAAGTAAGCGCT
The genomic region above belongs to Candidatus Nitrosymbiomonas proteolyticus and contains:
- a CDS encoding cell wall-associated hydrolase (invasion-associated protein) — encoded protein: MLRMKVLSLVSSISLLFAAGIVCAQESSRENLRVLGKLAQALRGEPIYFTDNVKSRVYYRVKPYEYLVVDEHKYDAWVKVLMANGKYGYMKSEAVAKLPYEVTTQASSSASSRGNTALMSRGGTTGQVAAGYSTRFIGTPYQWGGNDPNRGIDCSAFVKFVYGQIGVDLPRTAAEQALVGSPVTRYEDLQTGDRLYFWDRKRDKVGHTGIYLGNGYFCHSSAGAGQVTTDYLFSEKWLKILVAARR
- a CDS encoding phosphoribosylformylglycinamidine synthase, with the translated sequence MPSVRVFVTLKPSLLDSAGRTVADALQKLGFDEVQGVRMGKLIVLNLDRFEESQVRSMCEKLLANPVIEDYRFEVDE
- a CDS encoding phosphoribosylformylglycinamidine synthase: MRVAVPQFWGSNCDQDALHSLRDDLGVQASYVWYEETSLTSFDGVFIPGGFSYGDYLRCGAIAARAPVMGAIRDMAHAGAPILGVCNGFQILCEAGLLPGALLRNESQRFSCRDVFVRAAQQDSLWTRGIEGVLRLPIAHMDGRYVCDAETLRELRGGHRIAYVYCTREGRLDPTANPNGSLLNVAGILNVKGNVLGMMPHPERATRKSFGYEDGLRVLSAFTRANIAV